The Rhodoluna lacicola genome includes the window TTGACCTGTTGAATTAGCCACTCCCAAAAGGCAACCGGCTTGGTGTGGGGGTTATCAACTCGGAAAATTTTTACACCCATGGAGATCCAGTGATTCACAACCCGCAGAACTTCAAAATAAATACCCTGAGGATCATTGTCAAAATTTATGGGGTATATGTCTTGATATTTTTTTGGCGGATTCTCTGCGTAGGCAATGGTTCCATCTGCGCGCGTGGTGAACCACTCGGGGTTGCTTTTTACCCATGGGTGGTCTGGGGAAGCCTGAAGCGCAAGATCAAGGGCAATCTCTATACCAAGACCATTTGCTGTCTTAACAAACGCCTTGAAATCTTGCTCGCTGCCAAGATCAGGGTGAATTGTGTCGTGCCCGCCATGCGCGGACCCAATCGCCCAAGGGGAACCAGGATCTTGAGGTCCCGCGTTTAGCGTATTGTTTGGGCCCTTACGAAAGGCAACACCGATTGGATGAATCGGTGGCAGGTACAGAACGTTGAAACCCATGGCCGCCACGGCCGGCAAACGCTTTGCTGCGGTTACGAAATTCCCGGAGGCCCAGGTTTTCGTCTTGGCATCAAAAACGGCACCTTCGCTTCGGGGGAAGAATTCATACCAGGCTCCCACGCCAGATCGTTCGCGCTCAGATTTGAGTGTGAAACTTTCGCTAAGGGTCGTGAGGCTTCGAAGTGGTTCAAATTCCATAGTCTGCAGGATGTCATCGGACTCAACCGCAACTAGTTTTGCCTTTGGGGTTATCTTTGGATCTTGCAAAATTGACAGCGCAAGTTCACAAATTTTGCTGCTGTTTTTTGATCGGTCTTTTTCGGCAAGGGCGCGCTTGAATACAGCGACACCCTCCATCATCATCAATTCTTCATCGGAACCTACGGCAATTTTAATTGTGGCGTTGTGGTGCCAAGTGTCGAAGTCATCGGCGAAGGCTCTGATTTGAAAAGAATAGTTTCCCTCTTCCCGAATTAGTACCTTGGTGTGCCAAAGATCCGAGCCCAGACTGCCCGGTTTCATTCGATGCACAGTTGTTTTGCCGGTCGGAGAGTTCAAGAGCAGTTCAACACCAAGCGAATCGTGGCCCTCTCGAAAGACACTCGCGCTAAACGGAATTACTTCGCCAATAAATGCCTTGGCGGCCCAGCGACCGGATTCAACGCTGGGGGAGACATTCAGAATGGGGAGTCGCCCGAACGGCCGATCGTTCTGGTAGCTGATTTCACTGCTTTTGCTCACCCTTCATAACTTACTGATGTTTTTAGGGTCGTTCGGCCCAGACTCAAATGCTTTACCGACTTGTTAGATTGGCGAGGCTAGTTGACGCGCAAAAGTAGCATTGACGTGCCAGATAGTTGTACCTGGTCACCCGCATAGAGTTTTCTTGCTGTAATGGTCGGAGCTTCTTGGGCGCTATTCCAAAGTTCTTCGTACTCGGATGATCCATCAATTTTCGGCAGGGTCACCAAGGAGCTTGATTCATTTCCATGGATGATCAGCAACAGCGAATTCTTGGATCCATCGCCGAATAAACGCTCAGTGAATCTAGAAATGGTGCGGCACTCTGGATCATGCCAATTCTCTTCTGACATGATTTCGCCAGCAGCGTTGTACCACTTTAGAAGGTCGTGATCTTCGGAAGCAGTGTTGAAGTCCCCAAAGGATTTTGGGCGTAAAACCGGGTTTTCACGTCGCAACTTGGTGAGGTACGAAAACGTGTCTTCGAGGTCTTGTTGGTGTCTGGTTAAGTCCCAATTCAGCCAGGTCATCACGCTGTCTTGGCAATAGGCATTGTTGTTTCCATTTTGCGTTTTGCCCCGCTCATCACCAGAGGTGATCATTGGAATTCCCGCGGAGAACAAAACTGTTGCCAGAAGGTTACGAACAGCTTTACGTCGCTGCATTCGAATTTCTTCGCTCGCGCCTTCGCCCTCGTGCCCGTGGTTGAAAGAGCTGTTGTTGTTTGATCCGTCGCGGTTACTTTCACCGTTCGCATTATTGTGCTTGACGTTATAGCTGACTAAATCGTGAAGGCAAAAGCCATCGTGCGCAGTTATAAAGTTGACCCCGCCCAATGGACCAGAGGGCCCATCGACGATGTCCCTAGAGCCTGCAAGCCGAGTAGCCAAATCGGCGACACCGTTCCAGTGGTTGCCGCCATTTCGAGCGGCAGCAATATCACTAAGCCAAAACCTGCGAACACTGTCGCGGAATCGGTCATTCCATTCGCTGAAGCGATCTGGAAAATTACCGGTTTGCCACCCTCCTAAGCCAACATCCCATGGCTCAACAATCATTTTTGTAGCGGCGAATGCAGGCTCATCATTAATAGCCCTCAGCAAGGGGTGGTTTGGATCAAAGTGATTTGCCTCATTGCGGGCAAGTGTGGTTGCCAAGTCGAATCGATATCCATCGACCTGCATCTCTTCCGTCCAATAACGAAGCGACTCAATCACCATTTGAACCACCTGCGGGTTCGCAAAATTCAGGGAATTTCCGCAACCGGTTGTGTCTTGGTAGTGACCGTTATCGTCTTGGCGATAGTAGCTTGAGTTATCGATTCCTCTGTATGAATAGGTGAGTCCACCGGCACCACCCTCGGCGGTG containing:
- the glgX gene encoding glycogen debranching protein GlgX, with translation MSTAESLAPAIQAGQMGVTLNGDLGTIRVYSETASSIELCLLDTDDPRSVVKSIPLQRGDQGIWSATDSDLKLGTKYALRVDGPEGPRNRFNDSLFLIEPYAKAVVRESAREYHCVVVDGKFDWQGVAKPNIPLDELVVYEAHARGLTRGNKALPDDLRGTYAALGHESTIAHLKKIGVNAVELLPIQMLISEPHLLKNGLINYWGYNTINFFTPHHRYATAAAIQAGPEAIIAELKTAIRELHRNGIEVIMDVVYNHTAEGGAGGLTYSYRGIDNSSYYRQDDNGHYQDTTGCGNSLNFANPQVVQMVIESLRYWTEEMQVDGYRFDLATTLARNEANHFDPNHPLLRAINDEPAFAATKMIVEPWDVGLGGWQTGNFPDRFSEWNDRFRDSVRRFWLSDIAAARNGGNHWNGVADLATRLAGSRDIVDGPSGPLGGVNFITAHDGFCLHDLVSYNVKHNNANGESNRDGSNNNSSFNHGHEGEGASEEIRMQRRKAVRNLLATVLFSAGIPMITSGDERGKTQNGNNNAYCQDSVMTWLNWDLTRHQQDLEDTFSYLTKLRRENPVLRPKSFGDFNTASEDHDLLKWYNAAGEIMSEENWHDPECRTISRFTERLFGDGSKNSLLLIIHGNESSSLVTLPKIDGSSEYEELWNSAQEAPTITARKLYAGDQVQLSGTSMLLLRVN
- a CDS encoding alpha-1,4-glucan--maltose-1-phosphate maltosyltransferase — its product is MSKSSEISYQNDRPFGRLPILNVSPSVESGRWAAKAFIGEVIPFSASVFREGHDSLGVELLLNSPTGKTTVHRMKPGSLGSDLWHTKVLIREEGNYSFQIRAFADDFDTWHHNATIKIAVGSDEELMMMEGVAVFKRALAEKDRSKNSSKICELALSILQDPKITPKAKLVAVESDDILQTMEFEPLRSLTTLSESFTLKSERERSGVGAWYEFFPRSEGAVFDAKTKTWASGNFVTAAKRLPAVAAMGFNVLYLPPIHPIGVAFRKGPNNTLNAGPQDPGSPWAIGSAHGGHDTIHPDLGSEQDFKAFVKTANGLGIEIALDLALQASPDHPWVKSNPEWFTTRADGTIAYAENPPKKYQDIYPINFDNDPQGIYFEVLRVVNHWISMGVKIFRVDNPHTKPVAFWEWLIQQVNQEHPDVVFLAEAFTRPAMMHALGKAGFQQSYTYFTWRNTKWELESYLKELAHESAAFFRPNLWVTTPDILTEYLQFGGPAAHKIRAAIAALASPSWGMYAGYELCESVARPGAEEHIDSEKYEYRPRDWNAAEASGRTISGYIARLNQIRGAHPAVRQLRNIEFHHTDDSAILAFSKYLAAEHSPTGKADAILVVANVDPHAVRQTTVHLDLAKLGISEGSSFEVKDLITNESYIWTTDNFVRLDAFKEPVHVFEIGSTVKSA